The Naumovozyma dairenensis CBS 421 chromosome 2, complete genome genome segment TCCACTCTCCTCCGATATTATAGAATTGATTAAAGTTAACATCATTTTATTGATACCAGcaattttatcaatgatATTTAGTCTTTGGTCCCAATGTTTTTCCATGTTCTGCTTTTGcgataattttttaactACCGAACTTACATTATCTTGAATTGTTACATCTTGAGGTCCTAAACCGACCAATGCCcaatcttcatcatcctcataattatattcttctatttttggactttcttctttcactttcaatttttgttttttcgTTGTTGTTTTCGTTGCTGATTTAGATGCTGGTCTACCCCTTCTTTTCTTAGGCAGTACTTCTTCAAGTTgttcctcttcttctccCTTTTCAACGGGTTCCACCtgtttttcttccttcACCACATGCTTAGATCTGGTCCTAGGCTTAGGTTTAGTCATAACCTTTTTTGCAATAGTTTTCTTATTTCTAGATCTTGTGGATCTAATTGACGCAGTTGTCTTTGGcacttcttcttcttcttcttgctcttcttgttcttcttcttgctCTTCAACATATTCATCGTCATCTGGTTTCCCATAAGATCcatattcaataaattcccaaacatcaatattatcagaACCTTTAGAAGCCATTTCGTAGGCGGGtatcaatttcttatttttcttctttttgttaGTACTCTTAAGCCACTCACGACATTGTTCCACTGTCAACAATTTAAGATCAGATGGTTTAACCCATATATATGAATCATCACAGAAGAATTTCACACAATAACTATTCTTCAGTTGCTCAAACTTTCTAAACTTCAACAATTTCGAATAATGTATAAATTTAGTATCATCAGCATCCTGGGTATCCGTGTTGTCTTCAGTCTCACT includes the following:
- the IOC4 gene encoding Ioc4p (similar to Saccharomyces cerevisiae IOC4 (YMR044W); ancestral locus Anc_2.609); this encodes MMIEEEQHIYQPTDIVLAKVKGFSAWPAMIVPTELIPEHILRTNTHTDEESETEDNTDTQDADDTKFIHYSKLLKFRKFEQLKNSYCVKFFCDDSYIWVKPSDLKLLTVEQCREWLKSTNKKKKNKKLIPAYEMASKGSDNIDVWEFIEYGSYGKPDDDEYVEEQEEEQEEQEEEEEVPKTTASIRSTRSRNKKTIAKKVMTKPKPRTRSKHVVKEEKQVEPVEKGEEEEQLEEVLPKKRRGRPASKSATKTTTKKQKLKVKEESPKIEEYNYEDDEDWALVGLGPQDVTIQDNVSSVVKKLSQKQNMEKHWDQRLNIIDKIAGINKMMLTLINSIISEESGKTQPVRDDYELLLDELDQALSMRGAKTEFITIFQWNTELLLNLRAIMSLKYLQLIDWDIFDQFQAFFRIIFKYDLILDQTEWKYGEKEEEKETTTIPNGGVNNAEVAV